One genomic region from Lates calcarifer isolate ASB-BC8 linkage group LG10, TLL_Latcal_v3, whole genome shotgun sequence encodes:
- the det1 gene encoding DET1 homolog has protein sequence MNEDTPTLKPRRIQNQNVVHRLERRRICSGRPGAHWYRVRCFHQNLFPNFTVVNVEKPPCFLRKFSPDGRCFIAFSSDQTSLEIYEYQGCQAAQDLLRGQEGETLLTANDQRSLNIRGRLFERFFSLLHVTNVASNGEHLNRECSLFTDDCRYVIVGSAVYVPEEPPPYFFEVYRNNESVTPNPRSPLEDYSLHIIDLHTGKLCDTRSFKCDKIILSHNQGLYLYRNILAVLSVQQQTIHVFQVTPEGTFLDVRTIGRFCYEDDLLTLSAVYTEAQAESQPGFPRLYTDKTINSLKHRLLVYLWRRAEQDGSATAKRRFFQFFDQLRRLRMWKMQLLDEHHLFIKYTSEDVVTLRVTDPSQPSFFVVYNMVSTEVLAVFENTSDQLLELFENFCDLFRNATLHSQAVQFPCSASSNNYARQVQRRFKDTIVNAKYGGHTEAVRRLLGQLPISAQSYSSSPYLDLSLFSYDDKWVSVMERPKTCGDHPIRFYARDSGLLKFKIQAGLLGRPVNHAVRRLVAFTFHPFEPFAISVQRTNAEYVVNFHMRHVCP, from the exons ATGAATGAGGATACTCCAACTTTGAAACCTAGACGAATCCAGAATCAGAATGTGGTTCATCGCCTTGAGAGGCGCAGGATATGCTCAGGCCGACCGGGAGCACACTGGTACAGAGTTCGCTGCTTCCACCAGAACCTGTTCCCCAACTTTACTGTGGTCAATGTGGAGAAACCCCCCTGCTTCCTTAGGAAGTTCTCACCAGATGGACGCTGCTTTATTGCCTTCTCGTCTGATCAGACTTCTctggag ATATATGAATACCAAGGCTGCCAGGCAGCACAGGACCTGCTGAGAGGCCAAGAGGGAGAGACTCTTCTAACAGCCAATGACCAGCGCTCCCTCAACATCCGAGGCCGTCTGTTTGAGCGCTTTTTCTCCTTGCTCCATGTCACTAATGTGGCCTCAAATGGAGAACACTTAAACAGGGAATGCAGCCTCTTCACAGATGACTGCCGCTATGTCATTGTTGGGTCGGCTGTGTACGTCCCAGAGGAGCCGCCACCATACTTCTTTGAG GTGTATCGTAACAACGAATCTGTGACTCCTAATCCCCGGTCTCCTCTAGAAGACTACTCCCTCCACATTATTGACCTCCATACCGGCAAGCTGTGTGACACCAGGTCCTTTAAGTGTGACAAGATAATCCTGTCCCACAACCAGGGTCTCTACCTCTACAGGAACATCCTGGCTGTGCTGTCGGTCCAGCAGCAGACCATACACGTCTTTCAG GTGACTCCAGAGGGAACGTTTCTGGATGTGAGGACTATTGGGCGGTTCTGTTACGAGGACGACCTCCTGACTCTTTCAGCGGTTTACACGGAGGCTCAGGCTGAGAGTCAGCCTGGCTTCCCTCGCCTGTACACTGACAAAACCATCAACTCCCTGAAGCACAGGCTGCTGGTCTACCTCTGGAGGAGGGCCGAGCAGGATGGCAGTGCCACTGCCAAGAGGAG ATTCTTCCAGTTTTTTGATCagctgaggaggctgaggaTGTGGAAGATGCAGCTGCTGGATGAGCATCACCTCTTCATTAAATACACCAGCGAAGACGTGGTCACACTCAGAGTCACCGACCCCTCGCAG ccatCCTTCTTTGTCGTGTACAACATGGTATCCACAGAGGTGCTGGCTGTTTTTGAGAACACCTCTGACCAGCTGTTGGAGCTGTTTGAGAATTTCTGCGATCTGTTCAGAAACGCTACGCTACACAGCCAGGCCGTCCAGTTCCCCTGCTCTGCTTCATCCAACAATTACGCGCGGCAGGTCCAGAGAAG ATTTAAGGACACCATAGTAAATGCCAAATATGGCGGCCATACTGAGGCGGTGCGCCGGCTGCTGGGTCAGCTGCCCATCAGCGCTCAGTCATACAGCAGCAGCCCTTACCTCGACCTCTCACTCTTCAGTTACGATGACAAGTGGGTGTCAGTGATGGAGAGGCCCAAGACTTGTGGAGACCACCCCATCAG GTTCTATGCTCGTGACTCCGGCCTGTTGAAGTTTAAGATCCAGGCAGGCCTGCTGGGACGGCCGGTAAATCATGCCGTACGGCGCCTGGTTGCCTTCACCTTCCACCCCTTTGAGCCCTTTGCCATCTCTGTCCAGCGCACCAACGCAGAGTATGTGGTCAACTTCCACATGAGGCACGTCTGTCCGTGA